The Bicyclus anynana chromosome 4, ilBicAnyn1.1, whole genome shotgun sequence genome window below encodes:
- the LOC112057162 gene encoding protein obstructor-E-like produces MAFRSTVGVVFLACLVVLASSAVPKNSKRKPANAPARVAEDAERDAEITNSCPEDGYFADAEQCDKYYECRNGEIIEKLCPDGMVFNDYDSNDEKCDLPFNIDCSQRPKLQTPIPSLHCVRQNGYFSHEEPHECGKFYYCVDGKFNMITCPSGLVYNDKSGICTWPDEAKKKGCGAADVFQFDCPAVNETFGLTHPRYADPDDCQFFFVCINGNTPRRSGCKLGQAFDDVNKKCEWARKVPECAEWYKGQLTDAELDALENPPTPKPKPAGSPSRRKPNRPGKGKQVVVEDEE; encoded by the exons ATGGCGTTCAGGTCGACAGTGGGTGTTGTCTTTCTGGCATGTTTAGTAG TATTAGCGTCATCAGCAGTACCAAAGAACTCAAAGCGGAAGCCGGCGAACGCGCCGGCGCGGGTTGCGGAGGATGCTGAGAGAGATGCGGAGATCACAAACTCTTGTCCCGAAGATGGATACTTCGCGGACGCCGAACAGTGCGACAAATACTATGAGTGCAG AAATGGTGAAATAATCGAGAAGCTGTGCCCCGATGGTATGGTGTTCAATGACTACGACTCCAACGACGAGAAGTGCGACTTACCGTTCAACATCGACTGCTCACAGAGACCTAAACTTC AGACACCAATCCCGTCCCTCCACTGCGTCCGCCAGAACGGCTACTTCTCTCACGAGGAGCCTCACGAATGTGGCAAGTTCTACTACTGCGTGGACGGCAAGTTCAACATGATCACGTGCCCCAGCGGGCTCGTGTACAACGACAAGAGCGGCATCTGCACCTGGCCTGATGAGGCTAAGAAGAAGGGATGTGGTGCTGCTG ATGTGTTCCAATTCGACTGCCCCGCTGTGAACGAGACCTTCGGTCTGACCCACCCCCGTTACGCCGATCCTGATGATTGTCAGTTCTTCTTCGTGTGTATTAATGGTAACACGCCCCGCCGGTCGGGCTGCAAGCTGGGACAGGCCTTCGATGACGTCAACAAGAAATGCGAATGGGCGAGAAAAGTGCCTGAATG CGCTGAATGGTACAAGGGTCAGCTGACGGACGCCGAGTTGGACGCGCTAGAGAACCCTCCCACCCCCAAACCCAAGCCCGCCGGCTCGCCATCCCGCCGCAAGCCCAATCGCCCCGGCAAAGGAAAACAAGTGGTTGTCGAGGACGAGGAGTAG
- the LOC112055329 gene encoding uncharacterized protein LOC112055329, with product MLKLFALVIFVWGCGAWADSMLLNKLTEKSSRQKRLLFYDGQGQLINTYGNSLYRYGQNEQNLFHWSFLHNFISPLYPTALGRTSIAYMVPVSDAVIQQINKDPVYQNKLLILTYKDPLVEVNPLCAARRTQIPSPHLCSNFLNCWDGWAFEQECPAGLLFSNEGFCDYPHNVNCNNRKIKEPVNPICNKEFEAFRSKGNCSEFFVCVNNLPVRFKCPADLAYSEVLGICDYPSRVVCNVTQSNTSNAPSSVQTTQVFTEETPTATPSVASSTASPTAIPIPTPNDKSMVINKLEYNTQSWSSTHVAVSRQDAIRQLQLGKIAQLNVDN from the exons ATGTTGAAGCTTTTTGCGTTAGTAATATTCGTGTGGGGATGCGGCGCCTGGGCGGATAGCATGCTTTTGAACAAGCTCACTGAAAAAAGCTCCCGGCAAAAGAGGTTATTAT tTTATGATGGTCAAGGCCAGTTAATAAACACGTATGGCAACTCACTGTACCGCTACGGTCAAAATGAACAAAATCTATTCCACTGGAGCTTCTTACACAATTTCATAAGCCCACTTTAC CCAACGGCTTTAGGCAGAACATCCATCGCGTACATGGTACCGGTGTCAGACGCGGTGATCCAACAGATCAACAAGGACCCAGTGTACCAGAACAAACTCCTCATACTGACATACAAAGACCCGTTGGTGGAAGTCAACCCGCTCTGTGCCGCAAGGAGGACCCAGATACCCTCCCCTCATCTTTGCAGCAACTTCTTGAACTGCTGGGACGGATGGGCGTTTGAACAGGAGTGTCCGGCCGGTCTGCTGTTCTCCAATGAAGGTTTTTGTGACTACCCACATAACGTGAATTGCAATAATCGGAAAATAAAGG AGCCTGTGAACCCAATATGCAACAAAGAGTTCGAAGCTTTCAGGAGCAAAGGGAACTGCAGTGAGTTTTTCGTGTGCGTGAACAACCTCCCCGTCCGGTTCAAGTGCCCAGCCGACCTTGCCTACAGCGAG GTTTTGGGTATTTGTGACTACCCTAGCAGAGTGGTGTGTAATGTCACACAATCAAACACTTCAAACGCGCCATCTAGCGTTCAAACTACTCAAGTTTTTACTGAAGAAACACCGACTGCAACTCCTAGTGTAGCAAGTTCAACTGCCTCTCCAACAGCCATACCGATACCAACACCGAATGATAAGAGtatggtgataaataaattgGAGTACAATACACAAA GCTGGTCATCAACCCACGTAGCTGTATCGCGTCAAGATGCAATCCGTCAGTTGCAACTCGGAAAAATCGCCCAACTCAATGTAGATAACTAA